TTAATTATTTACAAAGTTGAGATAATAttatacatactactgtatagtgatttttaaaatgtaatgtaaCATACCAATATTTATATCTGATTGCTCTTACATGGTTTTAAATGGCCACCTGTCATTCCATTATATGTATTTACTGGAATTCTTACCACATCTGTTATTAGTGGATATTAGGATTTTCACATTTTGGGGACTGTTCACCACTTTATCTTCAGCACCTAGAACATCTAATAAGCCCTCAAATATATGTTGAGCAAATccatgactgaatgaatgaggaaTGAGAATTGGAGAGAAACCTGCAGGGTTGAGGTGAGGATTAGAGATGACATTTGTAACTCCATGCACTGTACCTGGCACCCAGGATCTCAGGAAGTGGAATGCTACAAGATGCTAAATCCAAGCTTTGACTGAGATGCCAGGATACAGTAGATACCAAAGTGAGTTTTGAGATAGACCTGTGGGTATTTCACTATCTAGATACCACATATACTTTGAGGCTCTAAAAGTGTCAAGCAGTGAAGATTCAGAAATTTATTTGTGATGATTTATTTAGAGATGGCTGCACCTGACCCCCTTCTGAGGTTTTATTAGTAGGCAAAATAGGTTGTGGCTCATATGATTCAACTGGAATCTCCTCTTCCTCAAAgatctcccttttctcttctagGTGATGCCTGCAATGCTACTATTCCAGTTTTTACCTTTAACATGTGGCTGTTAacctgttaaaatgcaaattcccgTGGGAGGAGTTACTCTacactgaaataaattatttataccCCCTTTAGAATGTGCATTGAATAAGTGAGAGTGAATGAATCTGCTTAATCCTTTCTTGAGTGCCCGTGGACAGGGCAGGGTAGGGCAATGGGGGAGGTCAAAGGTGACCTTCATTTTGTCAGGAACCACCTCTGCCCCAAAGCAGATCCCTCCTAATTTGGACCATTTCATCCTCATGACTAAGGCTGTTTTCTCTCTAATTAGGTGCCTTCCCTGTAGCTCTCGCATACGCCCCTGGCCTCAGCTCACTTACCTCTTTGTTTATGTATCCATCTTTATTGATGTCATACAAATTAAATGTCCACCTTAGTTTCTCATGGACGGTTCCTCTCAGTAAAATCGACAGAGCAGTTACAAAGTCCTGAGAAGTGGAAGAGGCATGAGAGACATTAACCACCAAGCCATCGGGTGGGGTGAAGCTCTGTCTTTGGGTCAGACTCTGTGACTGCTTTTACAGAATGGTATCTCCCAGGTCCTCTGTCCCCAGAAGGATGTGGCCAAGCTCAGTGAACAGCCCCACTCCCCTTCCACTGCCTACCTTGCCGCATTTTGGGGAAGGAGCTTCTGGAGGAAGAACGGAGCTCAGTGTGTGCTGACACCTACTGTTGCCTTATCCCATGGCTACAATTATTGTACAAGTGGTGGCATCGTCTGGTGGCTAAGAACATGGACTCTGGAAACATACCACCTGAGTTCAAAGCCCTCCTTTACCACTTACTGTTTGACCTTGGGAAAGCAACTCAATCTCTCTCAACCTTAACTTCCTCTGCTGTAAACCGATAATAAATAATAGAACCCTACCTTGTTAGGGTTaccgtgaggattaaatgagttaatacatgcagAGCACTAAGTACAGAGACTGCAGCATGGTCAGCGTGGCATGCATGTGACCGATTAGACTGTTACTGTTAGTCCCTGAGGTCCTGAGTTCCTGGAGGGTAAGGGCAGTTGCTTCTTCTATCTTCAGGAAATCCTCGTTAAATGGTAAAGGACTGCAGCATTTGACGGTCCACTCCTTCTCCCAACATCTCCATGGTTTAGAGGAAGAGTGATGGGGACCCGGGGCCTCTCAGAGACAAGCATACCTCGAACTTCACGGAGCCCGTCTGCGTGGTGTCGAAGGCATGGAAGAGGTAATGGGCATACGTGCTGGCATCTGCAAGGCACAGAAGGAAAAGCAGGTGATGGGAGCAGGGGTCCTGCAGGGGGGAGTGAGATCActtaaaaacagtaagaaagagaagagaatgatgCTAGGGTGACAGAAGGGAGAAGATTACAGAGTGGGAAAAACTGCTGCTGTGACCTGGGACCCGTTTGGCTTTTCTGGGGTTTAGGTGGGAAGTTTCTGGCAAGAGCTGAGACAGGCCCTTGCTCCTAAGTCTAGCCATCCCCAGAGAGAGACGCTCTTGCCTGTCTATGTGTATAATTCTTGTTGGATGAATGACACGGGACTTGTGTGGAGAAGATGCTCTTCTGAGTGGCAGCACGATGCCATGGAATGAGCACCCATTAGGGAGCAGACAGACCTGGTCTTGGAGAGCAGCTCTGTTACTACCTAGCTGTGTAACCCCAGGCATCTaacacaacctctctgagcttcacctTCCCATCTCTGCACAATGTTAAACTTTTCATATAGCCATAGCATCAAATCCATCAACAAGCCTGCCACATAGTAAAAACTCAATATAAGAGTGGCTCCACAGGACTCAACAAACATCGGTTCTGGGGCCTGCATGGGGTGAAGCTGCCCCCAGCTGGGAGAGTGGTCCTGTACTGGGGCCCACACCTAAGAAGGCTGCTGAAGAGGTCCATGAGAAACGGAGCCCAAGAAGTGTCTAGGACACTTGGATCTCTGTTTCATCAGGACCCGGGGAAGGGGTCCTGCAGGAGATGGCTCCTGGGGCAGGAAGTAAGTTGGCATGTGACACATTGAAGCCACAGGAAGAGCCTCTGATGCCCCAGACCCGTGGGGTCAGAGCAGGTTCCTGCAGGAGTCAGGCAGAGTGACATAGCGGCTGTGAGCCTGGCACACTTGCTAACCCGATTTATAAGCACAATTTTATTCAACCTGCATCTTTTTGGActcctttatttttatagtcTCTGGTATTTACTAAAGTTCTTTTTCAAGGAAAGCTGTTTTAAGGAAAGGATGGAGTATAGCACAATGGTAGGCCCATCTTGGCAAAGCTTTAGACAGACACTTTGGGATCTAATTCTggtctgccactcactagctgtgcaATCTTCCGTGAGCTGCTTAGCCTCTCTGAGACGTAGTTGCCCGGGTCGCAGATAACAATACCAGCTTTACAGAGCTGTTAGGAGATTTTGTGATATTGCTTTATCACTCTCCTCTCTGGGACAAGGTCCATTTTCAGAGCTGTTTTCTGCTAAAGTTTCAGTGAATTCCACACCCTGCAATAAGGGAGGAATTCTGCTCGGAGTTCTCCCCAACCTTGAGGAGGAGGCAGATAACAAGGAAGTATGAACTTGGAGGAAGGAAGGCTGCCAGGGGATGAagagagggagccaggagggATCTGTTTCAAGATCGGACTCACCTCCATGCGGGAAAAACTGGGCGTAGATCTGCTTGAATGTTTCTTCGTTGACCATACCACTGGGGCACTCCTGTGTGAAGGGGGGAGAGTTAGCGGGACTGTCTGAGAGCCTTGGGGTTCCTTGTGATGCCTGGTGGGCGGGGACCGGGCAACCACCTGTGCACTTCCGTACCTCCAAGGTGAGTGGCTGGGAGATAGTTCCACCTTAGGACTGAAGCTGCCTTGCAAAATGATGAGATATCATCAGAGAACGGGCACTGTGAGGTGGAAAGAGTCTGGGCTTTGGGATTAGAAAGACCTGGGTTTGGATCCTGGCTCAGCCCCTTCTAAGTTTTGTAACTCGGAGTGAGTCAGTCTCTGATTCTCAGtgtccttacctgtaaaatggggctaccAGTACCTTTCCAGCAAGGCTACCGTGAGGTTAAATATATGAAATTGAGGTAAATTAATACATTGGCTATCAGGCTTGTACTTCAGTCTGTGAGCTTGGTTAGCAGCAGACCTAAATCCCATCATTTCTGGGGCACTAACAGTATTGACAGTGTGAATGGGTCACGCTAAGGCTGGTATCTGGGCCAAGGCTGTGCCATCCTGTGAAGTCTCTGGGCTGTTGGCCAATTTCCCATCTACTGAGACTGCCTCATTCTTGCCTGGCATCTTCCTCTAGCCAGGTGACCTTGCTCTCCTGTTTCCTTTATAGATTTGGCCTTCCTTTTACAACTACACATGTGCAAAAATCTCTCTGATGGGTCCCTTTGGCATTTGGGAGAGCTTAGTCCCAAATGGGAAATCCTGCCTGGGCCTTCAGAGGCCCTGTGGGTCTTACATTTTTGAAGCCTCGATAAAGGACTTGCAGCTCCCTCTTGGTGAAGTTGGTCTGGGCCTCAAGCTGCTCCAGTCCCTCAGGCCGATGGCAAACCATGGTCATCTCCAACTCGTCTTCAATCTTATCTGGAACCAGAGGAGATGGCATTGAAGCAGCTAACCTTGGTGGTCACTTGTCAGCCCACAGTCTGGGCTGTCAAAAGGGTGGTGTGGTGACCTGAGACATAGGGTCATGGGCTGGGGGGTCACACTGCAGATGACCTTCCTGCTTTGAACCCCACCTCCCCCGCTCAGTCACTTTCTGTCTTACCATCTGTCCAGCCATTACTCCAGCTGTGTCGGATACCACCTAGGGAGGGAGCTTCAGCCTTGGAGATAAACGTGTTCCAAGTGGAGATGAGGGCAGAAGTGCTAAAGATAAGTCCAcatgaaaacatttccttttctttcaaaataactgCTCTGCATCTTCAGTTTGCTGCCCATTGAACCATCTGAATATTCTAGAGACACAGGTAAGTGAGCAGATTGACTAACATCCTCCAAACAGCAAAGGGAGACAAATTCATAAAAAAAACCATAGAGTAAACTCTCACCACTTAGGAAACTAGAGGAAGACTAGCTTGATTTGGCAAAAAGTACAAATTACAGCATGTtaagtattaatttaaaaatatgaatgcacTTCCCGGTATTGTAATATCTACCAGACATCCttaaataataggaaaatgaCATAAATGGGAgctactttatataaatgaaagctTCTGAAGTATTTGAAGAGCTCTAAAAACAGTTGTTTTAAGTAGTAGTTTATCCCTCCTACACATACTATTATAGAATGCAATATAATTTTGCCCCAGGTATTTAGAAAGTGTCATTTAAAGTATCCCATTGCTCTGTCCATCTCCTACTGTAGGATCACAAAATCTAAATAAGTGTAACTTTCAACGTTTTACCATCACAGAAGGTAAGTGAGTGTTTTCCTCCATCTAACCTTCTTGGCCCATTGTTGCCATGCAGGTATCACCAAATCCATGTATTGAACAACTGTAAATAGGGGCTGGCAAGAGTAGTCATGAGATGGGCATCACTCCATGATGATGGAGAGCGAGGACAGGCTGAGTTTCTATCTGATAGAACAGGATGAGCAGGTGCATTACACTGTGTGCACTTCCCTAGCCAGTGTCAGTCTTTTACATCAGATTCTCTCCGCAATTGTCACTTTTCCTTTGAGACGCTGATCTCAATGCAAAAGGAATCCGTTAAAGTGAGTTTATATCTTTTATCTCCTCTCTAAGGTAACGGGCATTTGGGTAAGATTCCAAGGGAGAGACAGAAGAACCTGGTAACAATTCCCAACTGTCATCTTTCTTACATACTGGGAAACATATATCCTCTTATCCTACAGAGAGTAAAGCAGATTATTCAATATAAATAAGACTCTGTTTATGCCAAACAGCTGGAAGTGGCCAATTTCCTTATAATTTGAATAGAGCCTTTAAATACTGTTATGTTTCTAGCTAACAAGTTAAGTAGCAATTACTTAAATACCGCGGCattctcaaacaaacaaaaaaccccacgtAAGTCTAATTCAGAATACTCACATATATTTTCAACTCATTTAAAATTAGAATCAAGTTGTTGGTTTAAATTTCCTAGCATTAGATTTAATagcaattttatgttttaaaatgcacAGATGTTTAACCCTGAAAAGAGGTGaaagttatattaaaatgtaaataaggaaGACACAAATGTATTTTTGGAAGAGAAGGTGTATTTTTGAAGGCATCTAGTATACATTTCCGAGTTTATCTTATCCAGAagcttaaaagattttttttttttttcagtattgacTGTGATTAGATTCTTCACAGGCTCAGGGAAATCTCTTTGCAGAAATTTGAGAGAATCTTTCTGACTCAGAAACTGCACTTGTCTCTTTCCTTAAGAATGCACTGgttatagatatatagatatatcaaaCATTAAAACCACTTCATTAAGATAGAACTGGTTTGTTTACTGTCTGACCAGCAGGATCAGTTTCTGTATCGAAGAGATTCTGTAACATCTGAATATTGACTGccaagcttttgttttgttttgcttcttcatCACCCTCTAATTGTCAGACTATGGTAACATCAGTTGCTGAAGGAAATTTACATATTTGGGATTCAAGATGTTGATGCTGGGAAAATCGCCCACACGGTGGGTGTTAGGGGCTTCAACCAGTGGTTCTTGAGTTTCTTTTTACTGTGTTTCATAGTAAGAATTACAATTTACATCACAATCCAGTATACATAAagggaaaattttataaaatgttttgaagcAAGGGTTTCATGAAATAGAGTACCATTTCATGAAATGGTACTTTCCCTCAGTAATGTGGGATATACTCTGTTCTCAAATTTAATCATTCCTTTATAAAAATGTGCTGATTGTGACTCTCATGGTCATGATTTGGGAAtggaaaacactaatttaatTTGCCTACACTTGTAGCAACCTTATGGGTGCCTCTACAATGGCTTCTGCATAATTTAAGCATTCTTTTCCCTCACATcagctctcccttctctttctctgtatgcTTCATGGTTCTGGCCACTGTAAATATATTCTGAAGAAACTCTGAAAGGGGCTGTGGAGGTTTTAAAATCCTTGCTTTCCCCCGGGGAGCCTCTGAGTGCTATCCAGGCAGTCCCACTAAGGGAAGGGGGGTGGCCCAGCTCTCTGGttggaggaagaggaaacagaattaACAGATGCGAGCCTCCTTGACAGTTTCTTCTGAGGTTTGTTAAGAGTTTCTGAGGCCAAGTGttgcttgttattattatttttattattaaaaataatgttgagcCAGTTACTAAGTCAGGTTGAGTTTGgatgataaagataaaaattaaccCAGAGATCTAATACAATGGTGATCACTACCTAACAAGAGTAaatcagaggacttccctggtggtgcagtggttgagagtctgcctgccgatgcaggggacacgggttcgtgccccggtctgggagcggctgggcccgtgagccatggccgctgagcccgcgcgtccggagcctgtgcaacgggaggggccacaacagtgagaggcccgcgtaccgcaaaaaaaaaaaaaaaaaaaaaaagagtaaatcagAATACTTTTGTTTGTAAACTACTTTTACTCTGTAAAATGTTTTCATGCCCGTTGTCCCACTAAAACTTTGTGTGTAGTGGGAAGTGGGGGAACATTACCCTCTCCATTAGAATATTAGGAAGATGGGGGTCCTAACAGATCAAGAGTTTTCTAACTATAAGTACCTTAAAAAGTGACGAACAATCTATCACTGGGGGCAGTTAAAGCAAGACAGAATAACCAACTGTAGAGGATGCTACACAGGTAATTCCCAGACTGAAGGAAAGTTTGGAGGAGATGATTCAGATTATGTGGACCTTAATGTTTTGGGGTCACAGACTCTTCTGAGTGTGGATGAAAGCGATAGGccctcttagaaaaataaaatgcacctaACCATGGCACTTTGCCTCTACTTTCCATGAGTTCCTGTATCTTT
This genomic interval from Phocoena sinus isolate mPhoSin1 chromosome 3, mPhoSin1.pri, whole genome shotgun sequence contains the following:
- the KCNIP1 gene encoding Kv channel-interacting protein 1 isoform X1, with the translated sequence MSGCSKRCKLGFVKFAQTIFKLITGTLSKDIAWWYYQYQRDKIEDELEMTMVCHRPEGLEQLEAQTNFTKRELQVLYRGFKNECPSGMVNEETFKQIYAQFFPHGDASTYAHYLFHAFDTTQTGSVKFEDFVTALSILLRGTVHEKLRWTFNLYDINKDGYINKEEMMDIVKAIYDMMGKYTYPVLKEDTPRQHVDVFFQKMDKNKDGIVTLDEFLESCQEDDNIMRSLQLFQNVM
- the KCNIP1 gene encoding Kv channel-interacting protein 1 isoform X2 encodes the protein MGAVMGTFSSLQTKQRRPSKDIAWWYYQYQRDKIEDELEMTMVCHRPEGLEQLEAQTNFTKRELQVLYRGFKNECPSGMVNEETFKQIYAQFFPHGDASTYAHYLFHAFDTTQTGSVKFEDFVTALSILLRGTVHEKLRWTFNLYDINKDGYINKEEMMDIVKAIYDMMGKYTYPVLKEDTPRQHVDVFFQKMDKNKDGIVTLDEFLESCQEDDNIMRSLQLFQNVM
- the KCNIP1 gene encoding Kv channel-interacting protein 1 isoform X5 gives rise to the protein MTMVCHRPEGLEQLEAQTNFTKRELQVLYRGFKNECPSGMVNEETFKQIYAQFFPHGDASTYAHYLFHAFDTTQTGSVKFEDFVTALSILLRGTVHEKLRWTFNLYDINKDGYINKEEMMDIVKAIYDMMGKYTYPVLKEDTPRQHVDVFFQKMDKNKDGIVTLDEFLESCQEDDNIMRSLQLFQNVM
- the KCNIP1 gene encoding Kv channel-interacting protein 1 isoform X6; translated protein: MTMVCHRPEGLEQLEAQTNFTKRELQVLYRGFKNVRPTGPLKAQECPSGMVNEETFKQIYAQFFPHGDASTYAHYLFHAFDTTQTGSVKFEDFVTALSILLRGTVHEKLRWTFNLYDINKDGYINKEEMMDIVKAIYDMMGKYTYPVLKEDTPRQHVDVFFQKMDKNKDGIVTLDEFLESCQEDDNIMRSLQLFQNVM
- the KCNIP1 gene encoding Kv channel-interacting protein 1 isoform X3, with the translated sequence MSGCSKRCKLGFVKFAQTIFKLITGTLSKDKIEDELEMTMVCHRPEGLEQLEAQTNFTKRELQVLYRGFKNECPSGMVNEETFKQIYAQFFPHGDASTYAHYLFHAFDTTQTGSVKFEDFVTALSILLRGTVHEKLRWTFNLYDINKDGYINKEEMMDIVKAIYDMMGKYTYPVLKEDTPRQHVDVFFQKMDKNKDGIVTLDEFLESCQEDDNIMRSLQLFQNVM
- the KCNIP1 gene encoding Kv channel-interacting protein 1 isoform X4 translates to MGAVMGTFSSLQTKQRRPSKDKIEDELEMTMVCHRPEGLEQLEAQTNFTKRELQVLYRGFKNECPSGMVNEETFKQIYAQFFPHGDASTYAHYLFHAFDTTQTGSVKFEDFVTALSILLRGTVHEKLRWTFNLYDINKDGYINKEEMMDIVKAIYDMMGKYTYPVLKEDTPRQHVDVFFQKMDKNKDGIVTLDEFLESCQEDDNIMRSLQLFQNVM